In one window of Syngnathus scovelli strain Florida chromosome 20, RoL_Ssco_1.2, whole genome shotgun sequence DNA:
- the slc22a16 gene encoding solute carrier family 22 member 16 translates to MTVERIFDELGHFKRFQACVYFAAAFQAVACGIHYLASVFLVETPNFVCGPPANVTHVLFGNLSGSRVEDLLPFFKADAAGPLVARTLGGEQWELSRCRRALRMGPAAAGFAYAYDGNKSLESCHGAFAYDRSQVHESIVSAWDLVCERAWLAKLCQPTFMLGVLIGALVFGDIADRVGRVKILMLTSLCQFGLGVAVAFSANYYYFVVFRFLLAMASSGYLVVVFVYVTEFTGIKVRTWTSMHVHAAFAVGIMVVALTGYLVRVWWIYQIILSLCTSPFLLFCWKLPETPFYLMAKGRYEEAQSLLDAMARVNGLESRLKVEELLEEEEERNGGALLREKEEERSPEKKLSILDLFGSWRMVARSLTVWAIWFIGSLGYYVFSLGSVNLGGNQYVNLFLVGAVELPSYLVGCFSMDRIGRKKTCAPALLLAGLACMLTIVLPSDIEALAIALSMIGKFAIAIAFGLIYLYTCELYPTIIRSLAVGSGSMMCRVGSVVAPFCVYLADVWIYLPQLIVGILAFVIGILTLMLPETLGEPLTSTLEEAEALGRSPGNKRKDGARGLEMNQRA, encoded by the exons ATGACGGTGGAGAGGATATTTGACGAGCTGGGACATTTTAAAAG GTTCCAGGCCTGCGTGTACTTTGCGGCCGCCTTCCAGGCCGTGGCTTGCGGGATCCACTACCTGGCTTCCGTCTTCCTGGTGGAGACGCCCAACTTTGTCTGCGGCCCTCCCGCCAACGTCACGCACGTCTTGTTTGGCAACCTGAGCGGCTCCCGCGTGGAGGACCTGCTGCCCTTCTTCAAAGCGGACGCGGCGGGGCCCTTGGTGGCGAGGACCCTCGGCGGCGAGCAGTGGGAGTTGAGCCGCTGCCGGCGGGCCCTGCGGATGGGCCCGGCAGCGGCGGGCTTCGCGTACGCCTACGACGGCAACAAATCGCTGGAGTCCTGCCACGGGGCTTTTGCGTACGATCGCAGCCAAGTGCACGAGAGCATCGTGAGCGCCTGGGACCTGGTGTGCGAGCGGGCCTGGCTGGCCAAGCTGTGTCAGCCCACCTTCATGCTGGGGGTGCTGATCGGGGCGCTGGTGTTCGGGGACATCGCCGACAG AGTCGGTAGAGTCAAGATCCTGATGTTGACCAGCCTCTGCCAATTTGGACTCGGGGTGGCCGTGGCCTTCTCGGCCAATTACTACTACTTTGTGGTCTTCCGCTTCCTCCTGGccatg GCGTCCAGCGGCTACCTGGTGGTGGTTTTTGTGTACGTGACGGAGTTCACCGGCATCAAGGTCCGCACGTGGACCTCCATGCACGTCCACGCCGCCTTCGCCGTGGGCATCATGGTGGTGGCTCTGACCGGCTACCTGGTGCGCGTGTGGTGGATCTACCAGATCATCCTGTCGCTCTGCACCTCCCCCTTCCTGCTCTTCTGCTGGAAGCTCCCCGAGACGCCCTTCTACCTCATGGCCAAAGGCAGGTACGAGGAGGCGCAGAGCCTGCTGGACGCCATGGCCCGCGTCAACGGTTTGGAAAGCCGGCTGAAGGTGGAGGAGCtcctggaggaggaagaggagcgcaATGGCGGAGCGCTGCTGcgtgagaaggaggaggagcgcTCTCCGGAGAAGAAACTGTCCATCCTGGATCTGTTTGGCAGCTGGAGGATGGTGGCCCGCTCGCTCACCGTGTGGGCCATCTGGTTCATCGGCAGCCTGGGCTACTACGTCTTCTCGCTGGGATCCGTCAACCTGGGGGGGAACCAGTACGTCAACCTCTTCCTGGTCG GTGCCGTGGAGCTTCCTTCGTACCTGGTGGGCTGCTTTTCCATGGACCGCATCGGGCGCAAGAAGACGTGTGCCCCCGCCCTGCTGCTGGCTGGGTTGGCTTGCATGCTCACCATCGTGCTTCCCTCT GACATCGAGGCCCTGGCCATCGCCCTCAGCATGATCGGAAAGTTTGCCATCGCCATCGCCTTCGGTCTCATCTATCTGTACACTTGTGAGCTTTACCCCACCATCATCAG GTCTCTGGCGGTGGGTAGCGGCAGCATGATGTGTCGCGTGGGTAGCGTGGTGGCGCCGTTCTGCGTGTACCTGGCCGACGTCTGGATCTACCTGCCTCAG CTCATCGTGGGCATCCTGGCGTTTGTCATCGGCATCCTGACCTTGATGCTGCCCGAGACGCTGGGCGAGCCCCTGACGTCCACCCTGGAGGAGGCCGAGGCGCTCGGACGAAGCCCCGGCAACAAAAGGAAAGATGGCGCACGCGGGCTGGAGATGAACCAGCGCGCGTGA
- the rnf217 gene encoding E3 ubiquitin-protein ligase RNF217, which produces MEDNGHISCKWKMPKFIGVLEGEEKVKSPLGCGQVEASLRNLDRRLSRGKLLQDERGLVEHERGGLQGGLQGGLQGGLQGGLQGGLAERDAEHNNNNNCNALEFLRGTLLASTSERGRKIARMQGAAAAQGVHGDNAVTRESRGDKSDEPGHAGVRNEPPSTELTASDFGGVESSFLDINCDKCDTAVTSVTLEPTSSVKDHVYCDVYCIANQRNLETVTNEATSGSCDALVLYTAEDLVNPVRDSALLSRCRRRSSTSSQRAGADGVAEAQPCRVCLDEKAIAPLPCCRKLVCDECLTLYVTSQVQLGKAHVRCPISECSGMLETAAVVSHLSGEDLLRYRYFLELSQLDAGTKPCPRCRHFTSLGRPGPVRSELKYKVQCGSCQFVWCFKCHAPWHQGIKCRDYRKGDKQLKSWACVIEHGQRNAQKCPKCKIHIQRTEGCDHMFCTQCNTNFCYRCGERYRQLRYFGDHTSNLSVFGCKYRYLPDKPHLRRLIRGSVCGAKVLLAPVVLLLVLVVAAVALVIGVLGYPFYYVCKRRKKRHSLGSWRL; this is translated from the exons ATGGAAGATAACGGCCATATATCTTGCAAGTGGAAAATGCCCAAGTTCATCGGTGTTTTGGAAGGAGAAGAGAAGGTGAAATCGCCGCTGGGATGTGGTCAAGTGGAGGCGTCGCTTCGAAATTTGGACCGACGTCTCAGCAGGGGAAAGTTATTGCAGGACGAAAGAGGGCTCGTGGAACACGAACGAGGAGGACTCCAAGGAGGACTCCAAGGAGGACTCCAAGGAGGACTCCAAGGAGGACTCCAAGGAGGACTCGCCGAGCGGGATGCGgagcacaacaacaacaacaactgcaACGCTCTCGAGTTCCTGAGGGGCACTCTGCTGGCTTCGACGTCTGAGCGCGGGAGGAAGATCGCTCGAATGcagggcgccgccgccgcccaggGTGTGCACGGTGACAACGCCGTCACGAGAGAGTCGCGAGGCGACAAAAGCGACGAGCCGGGACATGCCGGAGTACGAAACGAGCCTCCCTCCACAGAGTTAACCGCTTCGGACTTTGGAGGAGTTGAAAGCTCTTTTTTGGACATTAACTGTGACAAATGTGACACCGCTGTTACTAGTGTGACTTTGGAGCCGACTTCGAGTGTCAAAGATCACGTTTATTGCGATGTCTACTGCATCGCCAACCAGCGCAACCTTGAAACTGTTACAAACGAGGCGACTTCCGGGTCGTGTGATGCGCTCGTGTTATATACAGCGGAGGACTTGGTGAACCCCGTGCGGGACTCCGCTCTTCtaagccgctgccgccgccgcagcagcaCTTCGTCGCAGCGGGCTGGTGCGGATGGCGTCGCCGAAGCGCAGCCCTGCCGGGTGTGCCTTGACGAAAAAGCCATCGCACCCTTGCCGTGTTGCCGGAAGCTGGTGTGTGACGAATGTTTGACACTCTACGTCACCTCCCAG GTCCAATTAGGCAAGGCGCACGTGCGCTGTCCCATTTCCGAGTGCAGCGGGATGCTGGAGACGGCGGCGGTGGTCTCGCACCTGTCCGGCGAGGACCTGCTCAGGTACCGCTACTTCCTGGAGCTGAGTCAGCTGGACGCCGGGACCAAGCCCTGCCCCCGCTGCAGACACTTCACGTCGCTCGGCCGCCCCGGCCCCGTGCGCTCCGAGCTCAAGTACAAG GTCCAGTGCGGCAGCTGCCAGTTTGTGTGGTGCTTCAAGTGCCACGCGCCCTGGCACCAGGGCATCAAGTGCCGTGACTACCGCAAGGGTGACAAGCAGCTCAAGAGCTGGGCCTGCGTCATTGAGCACGGGCAACGCAATGCGCAAAAGTGCCCCAAGTGCAAg ATCCACATCCAGCGCACGGAAGGATGTGACCACATGTTCTGCACGCAGTGCAACACCAACTTTTGTTACCGCTGTGGCGAGCGATACCGGCAACTCAG GTATTTTGGGGATCACACGTCCAACCTAAGCGTGTTTGGCTGCAAGTATCGCTACCTGCCAGACAAGCCGCATCTCAGACGCTTGATCCGAGGATCCGTCTGCG GCGCAAAGGTGCTGTTGGCCCCGGTGGTTCTCTTACTGGTGCTGGTCGTGGCGGCCGTGGCGCTCGTCATAG GCGTGCTGGGCTACCCATTCTACTACGTGTGCAAAAGGAGGAagaagcggcactctctgggcTCCTGGCGTCTTTGA
- the LOC125989878 gene encoding triadin-like isoform X1, which produces MVIAERQPSSKSKAPMSGRHKSIVDDLVLTFSSPAGWLLAAALVITWAAVAVLVFDLLDDKTLADYTSYCDDPVCFSAGLPPPPAAGVTRRGLKVNRGRPIRTSAATPPPQDESPDWLELMWAFAAGLVAPDDEDEAEGIHRLTKTFTPLHSEDF; this is translated from the exons ATGGTTATCGCAGAACGCCAACCGAGCTCCAAGTCCAAG GCGCCGATGAGCGGCCGCCACAAGAGCATCGTGGACGACCTGGTCCTGACCTTCAGCTCGCCGGCGGGGTGGCTGCTGGCGGCGGCGCTGGTCATCACCTGGGCGGCCGTCGCTGTCTTGGTCTTTGATCTGCTGGATGACAAGACTCTGGCGG ACTACACGTCATACTGTGACGACCCCGTGTGTTTCTCTGCTg GTCTGCCGCCTCCTCCCGCCGCCGGCGTCACCAGGCGAGGTTTGAAGGTCAACAGAG GACGGCCAATCAGGACGAGCGCCGCCACGCCACCGCCGCAGGACGAGAGCCCCGACTGGCTGGAGTTGATGTGGGCGTTTGCCGCCGGTCTGGTGGCGCCCGATGACGAAGATGAGGCGGAAGGTATTCACCGGTTAACCAAAACCTTCACAC CTTTGCACTCGGAAGACTTCTGA
- the LOC125989878 gene encoding triadin-like isoform X3, which translates to MVIAERQPSSKSKAPMSGRHKSIVDDLVLTFSSPAGWLLAAALVITWAAVAVLVFDLLDDKTLAGLPPPPAAGVTRRGLKVNRGRPIRTSAATPPPQDESPDWLELMWAFAAGLVAPDDEDEAEGIHRLTKTFTPLHSEDF; encoded by the exons ATGGTTATCGCAGAACGCCAACCGAGCTCCAAGTCCAAG GCGCCGATGAGCGGCCGCCACAAGAGCATCGTGGACGACCTGGTCCTGACCTTCAGCTCGCCGGCGGGGTGGCTGCTGGCGGCGGCGCTGGTCATCACCTGGGCGGCCGTCGCTGTCTTGGTCTTTGATCTGCTGGATGACAAGACTCTGGCGG GTCTGCCGCCTCCTCCCGCCGCCGGCGTCACCAGGCGAGGTTTGAAGGTCAACAGAG GACGGCCAATCAGGACGAGCGCCGCCACGCCACCGCCGCAGGACGAGAGCCCCGACTGGCTGGAGTTGATGTGGGCGTTTGCCGCCGGTCTGGTGGCGCCCGATGACGAAGATGAGGCGGAAGGTATTCACCGGTTAACCAAAACCTTCACAC CTTTGCACTCGGAAGACTTCTGA
- the LOC125989878 gene encoding triadin-like isoform X2 encodes MVIAERQPSSKSKAPMSGRHKSIVDDLVLTFSSPAGWLLAAALVITWAAVAVLVFDLLDDKTLADYTSYCDDPVCFSAGLPPPPAAGVTRRGLKVNRGRPIRTSAATPPPQDESPDWLELMWAFAAGLVAPDDEDEAEALHSEDF; translated from the exons ATGGTTATCGCAGAACGCCAACCGAGCTCCAAGTCCAAG GCGCCGATGAGCGGCCGCCACAAGAGCATCGTGGACGACCTGGTCCTGACCTTCAGCTCGCCGGCGGGGTGGCTGCTGGCGGCGGCGCTGGTCATCACCTGGGCGGCCGTCGCTGTCTTGGTCTTTGATCTGCTGGATGACAAGACTCTGGCGG ACTACACGTCATACTGTGACGACCCCGTGTGTTTCTCTGCTg GTCTGCCGCCTCCTCCCGCCGCCGGCGTCACCAGGCGAGGTTTGAAGGTCAACAGAG GACGGCCAATCAGGACGAGCGCCGCCACGCCACCGCCGCAGGACGAGAGCCCCGACTGGCTGGAGTTGATGTGGGCGTTTGCCGCCGGTCTGGTGGCGCCCGATGACGAAGATGAGGCGGAAG CTTTGCACTCGGAAGACTTCTGA
- the nkain2 gene encoding sodium/potassium-transporting ATPase subunit beta-1-interacting protein 2, translated as MIRNATGCAMGCCGGRCTLAFICGMQLVSVFERQMVDFLGYQWAPILTNFLHIMAVILGLFGTVQFRPRYVTGYAAWLLIWMTWNVFIICFYLEVGQLSKDSNLVLTFNLSMHRSWWMENGPGCRVTPVGPPPSWAPEDHRYISVSGCLLDFHLVEVAHSSLQMLLALAGFIYACYVVKLISEEEDSFDFIGGFDSYGYQGPQKTSHLQLQPMYMSK; from the exons ATGATCAGAAACGCCACGGGGTGCGCCATGGGGTGCTGCGGCGGCAGGTGTACCTTGGCCTTCATCTGTGGCATGCAGCTG gtCAGCGTCTTTGAGCGTCAGATGGTGGACTTCCTGGGCTACCAGTGGGCTCCCATCCTGACCAACTTCCTGCACATCATGGCTGTCATCCTGGGCTTGTTTGGCACCGTCCAGTTCCGGCCGCGCTACGTCACCGGG TACGCGGCCTGGCTGCTCATCTGGATGACTTGGAATGTTTTCATCATCTGCTTCTACCTGGAGGTGGGCCAGCTGTCCAAG GACTCCAACCTGGTGCTGACCTTCAACCTGTCCATGCACCGCTCCTGGTGGATGGAGAACGGGCCCGGGTGCAGGGTGACCCCCGTGGGCCCTCCTCCCTCTTGGGCGCCCGAAGACCACCGCTACATCTCCGTGTCCGGGTGCCTGCTGGACTTCCACTTGGTAGAAGTGGCCCACTCGTCGCTGCAGATGCTCCTGGCC TTGGCGGGCTTCATCTACGCCTGCTACGTGGTCAAGCTCATCTCCGAGGAGGAGGACAGCT TTGACTTTATTGGTGGATTCGACTCGTACGGCTACCAGGGGCCCCAGAAGACGTCCCACCTCCAACTCCAGCCCATGTACAT GTCAAAATAA
- the LOC125989878 gene encoding triadin-like isoform X4, whose protein sequence is MVIAERQPSSKSKAPMSGRHKSIVDDLVLTFSSPAGWLLAAALVITWAAVAVLVFDLLDDKTLAGSEPRPSSFCFSAQWECHPFVSMTTRHTVTTPCVSLLVCRLLPPPASPGEV, encoded by the exons ATGGTTATCGCAGAACGCCAACCGAGCTCCAAGTCCAAG GCGCCGATGAGCGGCCGCCACAAGAGCATCGTGGACGACCTGGTCCTGACCTTCAGCTCGCCGGCGGGGTGGCTGCTGGCGGCGGCGCTGGTCATCACCTGGGCGGCCGTCGCTGTCTTGGTCTTTGATCTGCTGGATGACAAGACTCTGGCGGGTAGCGAGCCCCGTCCGTCCTCCTTTTGTTTCTCGGCGCAGTGGGAATGTCATCCGTTTGTCTCCATG ACTACACGTCATACTGTGACGACCCCGTGTGTTTCTCTGCTg GTCTGCCGCCTCCTCCCGCCGCCGGCGTCACCAGGCGAGGTTTGA